From the genome of Spinacia oleracea cultivar Varoflay chromosome 2, BTI_SOV_V1, whole genome shotgun sequence, one region includes:
- the LOC110799561 gene encoding COP9 signalosome complex subunit 1: MENDEETSSAQMMDEIYANGDEKQPHRRIISSGEQLDVEAYASLYSGRTKIMRLLFIAERCDSNPSMQLEALRMAYDEIKKGEDSQLFKEAAQRTDGRLGPNYGFDSSWIEAVERRAEQRKEKLDNELNAYRTNLIKESIRMGYNDFGDFYYAHGQLGDAFKSYVRTRDYCTTAKHVVTMCLNAILVSIEMGQFSHVTSYISKAEQTPEGLDPVIIAKLRCVAGLAHLETKKYKLAARKFLEVGPELANHYSEVIAPQDVATYGGLCALATFDRTELKNKVIDNLNYRNFLELVPEIRELINDFYSSRYASCLDYLGNLKANLLLDIHLHDHVETLYKDIRHKALIQYTLPFVSVDLNMMANAFKTSVSGLQKELEALITDNQIQARIDSHNKILYARHADQRNATFHRVLQTGTTFDRDIKSMLLRANIIKHDFGQRQPRKI, from the exons atgGAGAACGACGAGGAAACGAGTTCAGCCCAGATGATGGACGAGATCTACGCCAACGGTGACGAGAAGCAACCTCACAGACGAATCATAAGCAGCGGAGAACAACTCGACGTTGAGGCTTACGCTTCACTCTACTCCGGTAGGACGAAGATTATGCGGCTGTTATTCATCGCCGAGAGATGCGATAGCAACCCTTCGATGCAATTGGAAGCCCTAAGGATGGCGTATGATGAAATCAAAAAGGGGGAGGATTCTCAGTTGTTTAAGGAAGCGGCGCAGAGGACTGATGGTAGATTAGGGCCTAATTATGGGTTCGATTCTTCGTGGATTGAGGCTGTTGAGAGGCGTGCTGAGCAGAGGAAAGAGAAACTTGATAATGAACTCAATGCTTATAGG ACAAATTTGATTAAAGAAAGCATTAGGATGGGATACAATGATTTTGGAGATTTCTATTATGCTCATGGGCAGCTTGGAGATGCCTTCAAGAGTTACGTCCGTACTCGTGATTACTGCACCACTGCAAAGCATGTCGTTActatgtgcttaaatgcaattCTAGTCAGTATTGAGATGGGTCAGTTTTCACATGTCACTAGCTATATAAGCAAAGCAGAGCAAACACCAGAGGGACTAGACCCTGTCATTATTGCAAAACTTCGTTGTGTAGCTGGATTGGCTCACTTAGAGACTAAGAAGTACAAACTTGCTGCCCGTAAG TTCTTAGAAGTTGGTCCCGAGCTGGCTAACCATTATTCTGAAGTGATTGCACCACAAGATGTTGCAACTTATGGTGGACTTTGTGCACTTGCTACGTTTGATCGGACAGAACTCAAG AATAAAGTTATTGACAACCTCAACTACAGAAACTTTTTGGAGCTGGTGCCGGAGATAAGGGAGCTCATTAATGATTTCTATTCAAG CCGTTATGCATCTTGCCTCGACTATTTGGGAAATCTAAAAGCCAATCTGTTGCTTGACATCCATCTACATGACCATGTTGAGACTCTATACAAAGATATTCGTCACAAGGCACTCATTCAATATACGCTTCCTTTTGTGTCGGTTGATCTTAACATGATGGCAAATGCTTTCAAAACAAGTGTGTCAGGCTTACAGAAGGAGCTTGAGGCTTTGATTACAGACAACCAAATACAG GCTAGGATTGACTCCCACAACAAAATCCTGTATGCACGTCATGCAGACCAGAGAAATGCCACTTTCCACCGCGTGCTACAGACAGGAACTACATTTGACCGGGATATCAAGTCGATGTTGCTCAGAGCAAATATAATCAAGCACGATTTTGGTCAGAGACAGCCAAGAAAGATATGA
- the LOC130467140 gene encoding uncharacterized protein, whose protein sequence is MQEEKEYVLDEAMPEAAGDGVTQAALNRWIDANKDVKCLMLATMSADLQKTFINSDAFTIISELKNMFQDLARVERFETHRQILETKLKKGEPVSPHVLKMIGLIENMSRLDQQFSQEMAIDTILHSLHSGYDQFKLNYSMNSLDKTLTELHGMLKTAEKTLKSDKQDVLMVRGGKFKKSGKKRNAKKGGNKASPTKQTGAKSVKRKVSQPTSESECFYCKKKGHWKRDCLKLKEDQKNGTVVPSSGTKNK, encoded by the exons atgcaggaagaaaaggagtatgtcctagatgaggcgatgcccgaagctgcaggcgacggggtcactcaggcagccctcaatcgttggattgatgccaacaaggatgtgaaatgtctaatgctcgccaccatgagtgcggatctgcagaaaacgttcatcaactcagatgctttcacaatcatcagtgagttgaagaacatgttccaagatctggctcgagtcgaaagattcgagactcataggcaaattcttgagaccaagcttaagaaaggcgagcccgtaagtccacatgttctcaaaatgattggactcattgagaatatgagtcggctggatcagcagttttctcaggaaatggctatagacaccatcctccattctcttcatagcgggtatgatcagttcaaactgaactacagtatgaatagtctggacaaaacgctcactgagcttcacggtatgctgaagaccgctgaaaagacgctcaaaagtgataagcaggatgtgcttatggtgcgtgggggcaagttcaagaaatctggaaagaagaggaatgctaagaaaggtggcaacaaggccagcccaactaagcaaactggcgccaaatctgtaaagaggaaggtcagtcaacccacttctgaatccgaatgcttctactgcaagaagaaggggcattggaagagagattgcttgaagctaaaggaagatcagaagaacggaacagtcgttccatcttcag ggactaagaataagtag
- the LOC110799578 gene encoding probable pectin methyltransferase QUA3 — MGHPNLPSSKKPGKQWKLLDLITAFFFGIVILFFLLIFTPLGDPLAASGRQTLLRASASDPRQRKKLIVSLEETTGGGHLIDVCPAEFVDYMPCEDPKRNSQLSREMNFYRERHCPLPEDSPLCLIPPPEGYQVPVHWPQSLHKIWHSNMPYNKIADRKGHQGWMKREGEHFIFPGGGTMFPDGAVQYIEKLKQYIPISGGSLRTALDMGCGVASFGGYLLSENIMALSFAPRDSHKSQIQFALERGLPAFVAMLGTRRLPFPAFSFDLVHCSRCLIPFTAYNASYFIEVDRVLRPGGYVVISGPPVQWAKQDKEWADLQAVARSLCYELIAVDGNTVIWKKPTGDACLPNQNDFGIDMCEESDDPSYAWYFKLKKCVSRMSSVKGDISVGAIPKWPKRLTKAPTRVTQMKNGLDVFEADARRWARRVSYYKDSLNLKLGTSAVRNVMDMNAFFGGFAAALVSDPVWVMNVVPPHKPSTLDVIYDRGLIGVYHNWCEPFSTYPRTYDFLHVSGIESLIKDSTSGKQRCHLVDVMVEMDRILRPGGTVVVRDSPEVIDRVHRVAHAMRWDSSIHEKEPDSSGRERILVATKTLWKADH, encoded by the exons ATGGGCCATCCAAATCTTCCATCCTCCAAAAAACCAGGAAAACAATGGAAACTTCTAGACCTAATTACCGCATTCTTCTTCGGAATTGTAATCCTCTTCTTTCTCCTCATCTTCACCCCTCTCGGTGATCCCCTTGCCGCTTCGGGTCGTCAGACTTTGCTCCGAGCCTCTGCTTCGGATCCGAGGCAACGCAAGAAGCTCATTGTCTCCTTAGAAGAAACCACCGGCGGTGGTCATTTGATCGATGTCTGCCCGGCGGAGTTTGTTGATTACATGCCTTGTGAAGATCCTAAGAGAAATAGTCAGTTGAGTAGAGAAATGAATTTTTATAGGGAGCGTCACTGCCCGCTGCCCGAAGATTCTCCTCTTTGTTTGATCCCTCCTCCTGAGGGTTACCAAGTTCCTGTTCATTGGCCTCAGAGCTTGCATAAG ATTTGGCACTCGAATATGCCATACAACAAGATTGCTGATAGGAAAGGACATCAAGGATGGATGAAGAGAGAAGGGGAACACTTCATTTTTCCTGGTGGGGGGACAATGTTTCCAGATGGAGCAGTACAGTATATTGAGAAGCTTAAGCAATATATTCCTATTTCTGGCGGATCCTTGAGGACGGCTCTTGACATGGGCTGCGGG GTTGCTAGTTTTGGGGGTTACCTTTTGTCAGAAAATATTATGGCCCTCTCTTTTGCTCCTAGAGACTCACACAAATCTCAAATCCAATTTGCCTTGGAAAGAGGACTACCAGCTTTTGTTGCCATGCTTGGGACACGTAGACTCCCATTTCCTGCATTCTCATTTGACTTGGTTCACTGTTCGAGATGTTTGATCCCGTTTACTGCCTACA ATGCATCATACTTCATTGAAGTGGATCGTGTACTTCGTCCAGGGGGTTATGTTGTAATCTCTGGCCCTCCTGTGCAGTGGGCCAAACAAGACAAGGAATGGGCTGATCTTCAGGCAGTGGCTAGGTCATTGTGTTATGAGCTTATTGCTGTTGATGGGAACACAGTCATCTGGAAGAAGCCTACAGGAGATGCATGCCTCCCTAATCAAAATGATTTTGGGATTGATATGTGTGAGGAGTCTGATGATCCGAGTTATGCATG GtacttcaaattgaagaaatgtGTGAGCAGAATGTCGTCTGTTAAAGGTGATATTAGTGTTGGGGCCATACCCAAATGGCCAAAGAGACTGACTAAAGCTCCTACCCGAGTTACTCAGATGAAAAACGGCTTAGATGTTTTTGAAGCTGATGCTAGAAGGTGGGCAAGGAGGGTTTCCTATTACAAGGATTCCTTGAACTTGAAGCTAGGGACGTCAGCTGTACGCAATGTGATGGATATGAATGCATTCTTTGGAGGATTTGCGGCAGCTCTTGTGTCAGACCCTGTATGGGTTATGAATGTAGTACCTCCGCATAAGCCTTCAACACTAGATGTGATTTATGACAGAGGTCTTATTGGTGTCTATCACAATTG GTGCGAGCCTTTCTCAACCTATCCTCGAACTTATGATTTCCTCCATGTATCTGGTATTGAGTCATTAATAAAGGATTCGACATCAGGCAAGCAAAG ATGTCACCTAGTGGATGTGATGGTAGAAATGGATCGGATATTACGTCCAGGGGGGACGGTGGTGGTGAGAGATTCACCTGAAGTTATCGACAGAGTACACCGTGTTGCTCATGCTATGAGATGGGATTCCAGCATCCATGAAAAGGAGCCCGATTCAAGTGGGAGGGAGAGAATTCTTGTGGCTACTAAAACCTTGTGGAAAGCAGATCATTAA